A genomic stretch from Oncorhynchus tshawytscha isolate Ot180627B linkage group LG07, Otsh_v2.0, whole genome shotgun sequence includes:
- the LOC112254929 gene encoding ubiquitin-associated protein 2 isoform X1: MMTSLGGDKARGTRDKVLPAATHTTQPQKQLQATAEQIRLAQMIYDKNDSDFEDKVNQLMEVTGKNQDECMVALHDCNEDVNRAINFLLESTSDTTSWETVGKKKPLAKEGPAEGKENREKRGGEREASRGRGGSNRRGRGASNRSRQGERVRPEENGVEAVPVDRGSERGRRGGRGGRGECHLVALSHMFQSSLPVGSGGRGRGRVPAGSRFSAQGMGTFNPADYTAEQRTGTTQDDSWESGAINSTDGTVAWRSTLEDWAAEDWSEDLSETKVFTASSAPAPQNHITPGQSLDHASMLQKPVGGEEAPSSQSLVFTNSHHHPARNGSAIGTGSTSYAHAALSSVLGAGFGDLGQSKRSQSSPGAQILEQLKGPGLGPLPSSQAAPPPSTQGTSSTSLGSRLPGLGVAPPVLPPPSTSSWDIKTPEPSTTTTSLTSHFSREFRLQPEPSLVLSHLVQRHGAPSLPLARQSSPPPAQSPSPSQGPPLAAIGAKPAPSAGPDPQGSSSLQQQHRVPQLKAQKRRIPPTSKIPSSAVEMPGSADIPGLNVQFGALDFGSEAALPDFGPVETCVSVASRAPAPQSQTNLYSKPLSESMGTPLSIPLPLSSSEPIYHSPSVAMPSLAPSAMGMVSSSTPSSSISSSVPSSSSTSPFVSLGSGYDCGPVAPHSRLAFSQSKEAPGPIMNGLNSVRTSAMDTSSASSTPKPESPSPSISTSTAPAPSALMPSSIPPHSSALPSLPHDMPSASLATLSSHGSSSHSSVHGSSSLTYTSVDSSVSSLAPSSGSYSTGQAQAQSLHQAQAQSLHQAQAQSLHQAQAQSLHQAQAQSLHQAQAQSLHQAQSLHQAQSLHQAQSLHQAQSLHQAQSLHQAPAQSLHQVNSSMAHIMGTMSHMNTMVSSMGGTSGLHASQALGLSANGTTAQSNLSSAPRTAPLLSSSTGKAHPNLSQGGPPLLPNQYIMGPGGLLPAYPQIYGYEDLHMLQSRLPMPSLQDYYGITFPGPTALSGRDGSLANNPYSGEVTKFGRGDSTSPAPPSNLSAQQQPQQGQTQAQPQPPQPQGQPQPQGHHSSQQQQAFLPPGYSYTGLPYYPGMPGAAFQYGHTMFMPQGQGPAKQHGVGLGNPSASPFQQQPSGYGQHTFSSGYEDLTQGQAGVDYSKGYSNSSQSQAKSAATGAGKGGISVTSGNTGIPEISGSVYNKTQSFDKQGFHTGTPPPFNLPSALGGPGGAPGGYAPAPFLHILQPAHQQPHSQMLHHHLAQDGQGGPSQRGQSSSIQQKSQVNKSSYGSSPYWGN, encoded by the exons atgatgaCCTCGTTGGGTGGCGACAAAGCCCGGGGCACTCGGGATAAAGTGCTGCCTGCTGCCACCCACACAACTCAACCACAGAAACAGCTCCAg GCGACCGCAGAGCAAATCCGGCTCGCCCAGATGATCTATGACAAGAATGATTCTGATTTTGAGGACAAAGTGAACCAG CTGATGGAGGTGACCGGAAAGAACCAGGACGAGTGCATGGTAGCGCTCCACGACTGCAACGAGGATGTTAACAGAGCCATCAACTTCCTTCTTGAGAGCACCTCTGACACG acCTCATGGGAGACAGTGGGGAAAAAGAAACCCCTAGCGAAGGAAGGCCCTGCGGAGGGCAAGGAGAAccgggagaagagaggaggagagagggaggccagCAGGGGCCGCGGGGGAAGCAACCGGAGAGGCAGAGGGGCCAGCAATCGCAGCcgccagggggagagag TGCGGCCAGAGGAGAATGGTGTGGAAGCGGTCCCTGTGGACAGAGGGTCAGAGCGAGGCCGcaggggtgggagagggggtagaggtgaGTGTCATTTAGTGGCACTTTCTCATATGTTCCAGTCATCACTCCCAG TCGGATCTGGAGGCAGAGGAAGGGGCAGGGTGCCAGCGGGAAGCAGGTTCTCAGCCCAGGGAATGGG gaccTTTAACCCAGCAGACTACACTGCAGAACAGAGGACAGGGACCACCCAAGATGACTCATGGGAGTCAGGAGCCATCAACAGCACAGATGGGACAG TGGCCTGGAGGAGTACTCTGGAGGACTGGGCTGCTGAGGACTGGAGCGAGGAT CTCTCTGAGACCAAAGTGTTCACTGCCTCAAGTGCACCGGCACCTCAGAACCACATCACACCTGGGCAAAG CCTGGACCATGCGTCTATGCTGCAGAAGCCAGTGGGAGGAGAAGAGGCCCCCTCCTCTCAGAGCCTGGTCTTCACAAACTCCCACCATCACCCTGCCCGCAACGGGTCGGCCATCGGCACAGGCAGTACCAGCTACGCACATGCTGCCCTG TCGTCAGTGCTGGGGGCAGGTTTTGGGGACCTGGGTCAGTCTAAGAGGAGTCAGTCCAGTCCAGGGGCCCAGATCTTGGAGCAGCTGAAGGGCCCAGGCCTgggtcctctcccctcctcccaggCAGCCCCCCCTCCCAGCACACAGGGGACCAGCAGCACCTCTCTGGGGAGTAGACTCCCAGGGTTAGGAGTAGCGCCCCCGGTCCTCCCTCCGCCTTCCACTTCCAGCTGGGACATCAAGACCCCAGAGCctagcaccaccaccacctcactcacCTCCCACTTCAgcc GGGAGTTTAGACTGCAGCCTGAGCCGTCCCTGGTGCTGAGCCATCTAGTCCAGAGACACGGCGCCCCCTCTCTGCCCCTGGCGCGCCAGTCCAGCCCCCCGCCAGCCCAATCCCCCTCCCCCAGCCAGGGACCCCCCCTGGCCGCCATTGGTGCCAAGCCTGCCCCCAGCGCAGGGCCGGACCCTCAGGGCAGCAGCTCGCTGCAGCAGCAGCACCGCGTTCCTCAACTAAAGGCTCAGAAACGAAGGATACCTCCCACCTCCAAG ATCCCTTCGTCGGCGGTGGAAATGCCCGGCTCTGCTGATATCCCTGGTCTCAACGTTCAGTTCGGAGCGCTGGACTTTGGCTCGGAGGCTGCCCTACCGGACTTTGGCCCCGTGGAGACATGTGTCAGCGTGGCCTCCAGGGCCCCcgccccacagagccagaccaacCTCTACTCCAAACCCCTCAG TGAATCTATGGGCACCCCTCTTTCtattcccctccctctgtcctcctctgagCCCATCTACCACTCCCCGTCGGTGGCCATGCCCAGCCTCGCCCCCTCCGCTATGGGTATGGTcagctcctccactccctcctcctccatttcctcctcagtgccctcctcctcctccacttctcccTTCGTCTCACTGGGAAGTGGTTATGACTGTGGGCCTGTGGCCCCTCACTCACGCCTGGCCTTCTCCCAGAGCAAAGAGGCCCCCGGACCAATCATG AACGGTCTGAACAGTGTGAGGACGTCTGCGATGGACA cTTCATCAGCCTCCTCCACTCCAAAGCCAGAATCTCCCTCTCCGAGCATCAGTACCAGCACTGCTCCTGCCCCCTCTGCCCTCATGCCCTCCTCCATACCCCCCCACAGCTCAGCACTTCCCAGTCTGCCACACGACATGCCCTCTGCCAGCTTGGCAACACtgagcag tcatggcagcaGTAGTCATTCCTCAGTGCACGGCTCCAGCTCTCTCACT TACACCAGTGTGGACAGTAGTGTGAGCTCTCTGGCGCCCTCGTCTGGCTCCTACTCAACTGGCCAGGCCCAGGCCCAGTCGCTGCACCAGGCCCAGGCCCAGTCGCTGCACCAGGCCCAGGCCCAGTCGCTGCACCAGGCCCAGGCCCAGTCGCTGCACCAGGCCCAGGCCCAGTCGCTGCACCAGGCCCAGGCCCAGTCGCTGCACCAGGCCCAGTCGCTGCACCAGGCCCAGTCGCTGCACCAGGCCCAGTCGCTGCACCAGGCCCAGTCGCTGCACCAGGCTCAGTCGCTGCACCAGGCCCCGGCCCAGTCTCTGCACCAGGTCAACAGCAGCATGGCTCACATCATGGGCACCATGAGCCACATGAACACTATGGTCAGTAGCATGGGTGGCACCAGCGGGCTACACGCCAGCCAAGCACTGGGGCTCAGCGCCAATGGAACCACAGCCCAATCAAACCTCTCCTCGGCCCCCAGGACCGCACCACTGCTCTCCTCCTCAACTG GTAAAGCTCATCCTAACCTGTCCCAGGGAGGGCCCCCACTACTGCCCAACCAGTACATCATGGGCCCAGGAGGCCTGCTGCCAGCCTACCCG CAGATCTATGGCTATGAGGACCTCCACATGTTGCAGTCCAGACTGCCTATG CCCTCTTTGCAGGATTATTACGGAATCACATTCCCTGGCCCCACAGCACTCTCTGGCAGAGATGGGAGCCTCGCCAATAACCCCTACTCAG GTGAAGTCACAAAGTTTGGCAGGGGTGACTCCACCTCCCCTGCACCCCCCAGCAACTTGTCAGCCCAACAGCAGCCCCAACAAGGCCAGACCCAGGCCCAGCCTCAACCCCCTCAGCCTCAAGGCCAGCCCCAGCCTCAGGGCCACcacagcagccagcagcagcaggccTTCCTCCCGCCGGGCTACAGCTACACGGGCCTGCCCTACTATCCCGGGATGCCCGGCGCTGCCTTCCAGTACGGCCACACCATGTTCATGCCCCAGGGACAAGGGCCAGCCAAACAGCACGGTGTGGGTCTGGGTAACCCCTCAGCAAGCCCCTTCCAGCAGCAGCCCAGCGGCTACGGCCAGCACACTTTCAGCTCAG GGTATGAGGACCTGACCCAGGGCCAAGCAGGAGTGGACTACAGCAAAGGCTACAGCAACTCATCCCAGAGTCAGGCCAAATCTGCTGCTACAGGTGCTGGTAAAG GCGGCATCTCTGTGACGTCAGGCAACACCGGGATCCCAGAAATCAGTGGCAGTGTTTACAACAAGACCCAG TCCTTTGATAAGCAGGGTTTCCATACGGGGACTCCCCCTCCCTTCAACCTGCCCTCAGCGCTGGGGGGTCCTGGAGGGGCCCCGGGGGGCTATGCTCCTGCCCCCTTCCTCCACATCCTGCAGCCTGCCCACCAGCAACCCCACTCCCAGATGCTGCACCATCACCTGGCTCAGGAcggacag GGCGGTCCTAGCCAGCGAGGCCAGTCTAGCAGCATCCAGCAGAAGAGCCAGGTCAACAAGTCCAGCTACGGCAGCTCCCCATACTGGGGCAACTGA
- the LOC112254929 gene encoding ubiquitin-associated protein 2 isoform X3, whose translation MMTSLGGDKARGTRDKVLPAATHTTQPQKQLQATAEQIRLAQMIYDKNDSDFEDKVNQLMEVTGKNQDECMVALHDCNEDVNRAINFLLESTSDTTSWETVGKKKPLAKEGPAEGKENREKRGGEREASRGRGGSNRRGRGASNRSRQGERVRPEENGVEAVPVDRGSERGRRGGRGGRVGSGGRGRGRVPAGSRFSAQGMGTFNPADYTAEQRTGTTQDDSWESGAINSTDGTVAWRSTLEDWAAEDWSEDLSETKVFTASSAPAPQNHITPGQSLDHASMLQKPVGGEEAPSSQSLVFTNSHHHPARNGSAIGTGSTSYAHAALSSVLGAGFGDLGQSKRSQSSPGAQILEQLKGPGLGPLPSSQAAPPPSTQGTSSTSLGSRLPGLGVAPPVLPPPSTSSWDIKTPEPSTTTTSLTSHFSREFRLQPEPSLVLSHLVQRHGAPSLPLARQSSPPPAQSPSPSQGPPLAAIGAKPAPSAGPDPQGSSSLQQQHRVPQLKAQKRRIPPTSKIPSSAVEMPGSADIPGLNVQFGALDFGSEAALPDFGPVETCVSVASRAPAPQSQTNLYSKPLSESMGTPLSIPLPLSSSEPIYHSPSVAMPSLAPSAMGMVSSSTPSSSISSSVPSSSSTSPFVSLGSGYDCGPVAPHSRLAFSQSKEAPGPIMNGLNSVRTSAMDTSSASSTPKPESPSPSISTSTAPAPSALMPSSIPPHSSALPSLPHDMPSASLATLSSHGSSSHSSVHGSSSLTYTSVDSSVSSLAPSSGSYSTGQAQAQSLHQAQAQSLHQAQAQSLHQAQAQSLHQAQAQSLHQAQAQSLHQAQSLHQAQSLHQAQSLHQAQSLHQAQSLHQAPAQSLHQVNSSMAHIMGTMSHMNTMVSSMGGTSGLHASQALGLSANGTTAQSNLSSAPRTAPLLSSSTGKAHPNLSQGGPPLLPNQYIMGPGGLLPAYPQIYGYEDLHMLQSRLPMPSLQDYYGITFPGPTALSGRDGSLANNPYSGEVTKFGRGDSTSPAPPSNLSAQQQPQQGQTQAQPQPPQPQGQPQPQGHHSSQQQQAFLPPGYSYTGLPYYPGMPGAAFQYGHTMFMPQGQGPAKQHGVGLGNPSASPFQQQPSGYGQHTFSSGYEDLTQGQAGVDYSKGYSNSSQSQAKSAATGAGKGGISVTSGNTGIPEISGSVYNKTQSFDKQGFHTGTPPPFNLPSALGGPGGAPGGYAPAPFLHILQPAHQQPHSQMLHHHLAQDGQGGPSQRGQSSSIQQKSQVNKSSYGSSPYWGN comes from the exons atgatgaCCTCGTTGGGTGGCGACAAAGCCCGGGGCACTCGGGATAAAGTGCTGCCTGCTGCCACCCACACAACTCAACCACAGAAACAGCTCCAg GCGACCGCAGAGCAAATCCGGCTCGCCCAGATGATCTATGACAAGAATGATTCTGATTTTGAGGACAAAGTGAACCAG CTGATGGAGGTGACCGGAAAGAACCAGGACGAGTGCATGGTAGCGCTCCACGACTGCAACGAGGATGTTAACAGAGCCATCAACTTCCTTCTTGAGAGCACCTCTGACACG acCTCATGGGAGACAGTGGGGAAAAAGAAACCCCTAGCGAAGGAAGGCCCTGCGGAGGGCAAGGAGAAccgggagaagagaggaggagagagggaggccagCAGGGGCCGCGGGGGAAGCAACCGGAGAGGCAGAGGGGCCAGCAATCGCAGCcgccagggggagagag TGCGGCCAGAGGAGAATGGTGTGGAAGCGGTCCCTGTGGACAGAGGGTCAGAGCGAGGCCGcaggggtgggagagggggtagag TCGGATCTGGAGGCAGAGGAAGGGGCAGGGTGCCAGCGGGAAGCAGGTTCTCAGCCCAGGGAATGGG gaccTTTAACCCAGCAGACTACACTGCAGAACAGAGGACAGGGACCACCCAAGATGACTCATGGGAGTCAGGAGCCATCAACAGCACAGATGGGACAG TGGCCTGGAGGAGTACTCTGGAGGACTGGGCTGCTGAGGACTGGAGCGAGGAT CTCTCTGAGACCAAAGTGTTCACTGCCTCAAGTGCACCGGCACCTCAGAACCACATCACACCTGGGCAAAG CCTGGACCATGCGTCTATGCTGCAGAAGCCAGTGGGAGGAGAAGAGGCCCCCTCCTCTCAGAGCCTGGTCTTCACAAACTCCCACCATCACCCTGCCCGCAACGGGTCGGCCATCGGCACAGGCAGTACCAGCTACGCACATGCTGCCCTG TCGTCAGTGCTGGGGGCAGGTTTTGGGGACCTGGGTCAGTCTAAGAGGAGTCAGTCCAGTCCAGGGGCCCAGATCTTGGAGCAGCTGAAGGGCCCAGGCCTgggtcctctcccctcctcccaggCAGCCCCCCCTCCCAGCACACAGGGGACCAGCAGCACCTCTCTGGGGAGTAGACTCCCAGGGTTAGGAGTAGCGCCCCCGGTCCTCCCTCCGCCTTCCACTTCCAGCTGGGACATCAAGACCCCAGAGCctagcaccaccaccacctcactcacCTCCCACTTCAgcc GGGAGTTTAGACTGCAGCCTGAGCCGTCCCTGGTGCTGAGCCATCTAGTCCAGAGACACGGCGCCCCCTCTCTGCCCCTGGCGCGCCAGTCCAGCCCCCCGCCAGCCCAATCCCCCTCCCCCAGCCAGGGACCCCCCCTGGCCGCCATTGGTGCCAAGCCTGCCCCCAGCGCAGGGCCGGACCCTCAGGGCAGCAGCTCGCTGCAGCAGCAGCACCGCGTTCCTCAACTAAAGGCTCAGAAACGAAGGATACCTCCCACCTCCAAG ATCCCTTCGTCGGCGGTGGAAATGCCCGGCTCTGCTGATATCCCTGGTCTCAACGTTCAGTTCGGAGCGCTGGACTTTGGCTCGGAGGCTGCCCTACCGGACTTTGGCCCCGTGGAGACATGTGTCAGCGTGGCCTCCAGGGCCCCcgccccacagagccagaccaacCTCTACTCCAAACCCCTCAG TGAATCTATGGGCACCCCTCTTTCtattcccctccctctgtcctcctctgagCCCATCTACCACTCCCCGTCGGTGGCCATGCCCAGCCTCGCCCCCTCCGCTATGGGTATGGTcagctcctccactccctcctcctccatttcctcctcagtgccctcctcctcctccacttctcccTTCGTCTCACTGGGAAGTGGTTATGACTGTGGGCCTGTGGCCCCTCACTCACGCCTGGCCTTCTCCCAGAGCAAAGAGGCCCCCGGACCAATCATG AACGGTCTGAACAGTGTGAGGACGTCTGCGATGGACA cTTCATCAGCCTCCTCCACTCCAAAGCCAGAATCTCCCTCTCCGAGCATCAGTACCAGCACTGCTCCTGCCCCCTCTGCCCTCATGCCCTCCTCCATACCCCCCCACAGCTCAGCACTTCCCAGTCTGCCACACGACATGCCCTCTGCCAGCTTGGCAACACtgagcag tcatggcagcaGTAGTCATTCCTCAGTGCACGGCTCCAGCTCTCTCACT TACACCAGTGTGGACAGTAGTGTGAGCTCTCTGGCGCCCTCGTCTGGCTCCTACTCAACTGGCCAGGCCCAGGCCCAGTCGCTGCACCAGGCCCAGGCCCAGTCGCTGCACCAGGCCCAGGCCCAGTCGCTGCACCAGGCCCAGGCCCAGTCGCTGCACCAGGCCCAGGCCCAGTCGCTGCACCAGGCCCAGGCCCAGTCGCTGCACCAGGCCCAGTCGCTGCACCAGGCCCAGTCGCTGCACCAGGCCCAGTCGCTGCACCAGGCCCAGTCGCTGCACCAGGCTCAGTCGCTGCACCAGGCCCCGGCCCAGTCTCTGCACCAGGTCAACAGCAGCATGGCTCACATCATGGGCACCATGAGCCACATGAACACTATGGTCAGTAGCATGGGTGGCACCAGCGGGCTACACGCCAGCCAAGCACTGGGGCTCAGCGCCAATGGAACCACAGCCCAATCAAACCTCTCCTCGGCCCCCAGGACCGCACCACTGCTCTCCTCCTCAACTG GTAAAGCTCATCCTAACCTGTCCCAGGGAGGGCCCCCACTACTGCCCAACCAGTACATCATGGGCCCAGGAGGCCTGCTGCCAGCCTACCCG CAGATCTATGGCTATGAGGACCTCCACATGTTGCAGTCCAGACTGCCTATG CCCTCTTTGCAGGATTATTACGGAATCACATTCCCTGGCCCCACAGCACTCTCTGGCAGAGATGGGAGCCTCGCCAATAACCCCTACTCAG GTGAAGTCACAAAGTTTGGCAGGGGTGACTCCACCTCCCCTGCACCCCCCAGCAACTTGTCAGCCCAACAGCAGCCCCAACAAGGCCAGACCCAGGCCCAGCCTCAACCCCCTCAGCCTCAAGGCCAGCCCCAGCCTCAGGGCCACcacagcagccagcagcagcaggccTTCCTCCCGCCGGGCTACAGCTACACGGGCCTGCCCTACTATCCCGGGATGCCCGGCGCTGCCTTCCAGTACGGCCACACCATGTTCATGCCCCAGGGACAAGGGCCAGCCAAACAGCACGGTGTGGGTCTGGGTAACCCCTCAGCAAGCCCCTTCCAGCAGCAGCCCAGCGGCTACGGCCAGCACACTTTCAGCTCAG GGTATGAGGACCTGACCCAGGGCCAAGCAGGAGTGGACTACAGCAAAGGCTACAGCAACTCATCCCAGAGTCAGGCCAAATCTGCTGCTACAGGTGCTGGTAAAG GCGGCATCTCTGTGACGTCAGGCAACACCGGGATCCCAGAAATCAGTGGCAGTGTTTACAACAAGACCCAG TCCTTTGATAAGCAGGGTTTCCATACGGGGACTCCCCCTCCCTTCAACCTGCCCTCAGCGCTGGGGGGTCCTGGAGGGGCCCCGGGGGGCTATGCTCCTGCCCCCTTCCTCCACATCCTGCAGCCTGCCCACCAGCAACCCCACTCCCAGATGCTGCACCATCACCTGGCTCAGGAcggacag GGCGGTCCTAGCCAGCGAGGCCAGTCTAGCAGCATCCAGCAGAAGAGCCAGGTCAACAAGTCCAGCTACGGCAGCTCCCCATACTGGGGCAACTGA